AATCCACCCCTGGTGTTCGGCACGGAAGCCGAAGGATTGGTCCCCGGCTCGCCACCGATTGCGAACGAGTGGACCGTCGAAGCACGCGGGGGAGGCACCTGCACCCTCCGCATTGTTCAAAGCCTTTTCGCCAGCACGGACGATTGGGACGACCAATTGGAAGGCGCGAAATCCGGATTGGCTAGTTTCTTGAGCATCCTGCGGATCTATCTCGCGCACTTCCGCGGTCAGCGCTCAGCGATGATGAAGTGGATGGCTCCCGCCGCGGGCACAGAAGCGGAGGCTTGGGAAGCGCTGACGGCGGCACTGGGGCTGCAAGGCATGAGTGTCGGGCAGCGCGGTACGGCGCCCGCGGGTGTCCCGGCGCTCGGCGGCGTGGTGGAGTACGTCACCCAGAGTCCATACGACGCCCTGCTGCGCGTCGACAAGCCGGGGCCGGGCGTTGTCGCCCTTGGCACTGTCAACTTCGGCGGCCAGAGCATGGTTGCGCTGAACGTCTACCTTTACGGGGATCGGGCGGCCGGAACCGTCGCCCACGAGACACCGCTCTGGGATGCGTGGTTCCAGAAACACTTCCCAATGCCCCACGAGGCCAAGCAAGAGCAAGTGACCGCGTAGGGCTGCCCGCACGAGTTACCGTGCCTTCTTGCCGATT
This region of Gemmata massiliana genomic DNA includes:
- a CDS encoding SRPBCC family protein — its product is MSVKKEASGRRSVQVEVELPGTPEEVWHAIATGPGISSWFLPAEFEEHDGKPIAVKLNFGPGMEIRSAVTTWNPPLVFGTEAEGLVPGSPPIANEWTVEARGGGTCTLRIVQSLFASTDDWDDQLEGAKSGLASFLSILRIYLAHFRGQRSAMMKWMAPAAGTEAEAWEALTAALGLQGMSVGQRGTAPAGVPALGGVVEYVTQSPYDALLRVDKPGPGVVALGTVNFGGQSMVALNVYLYGDRAAGTVAHETPLWDAWFQKHFPMPHEAKQEQVTA